Proteins co-encoded in one Medicago truncatula cultivar Jemalong A17 chromosome 8, MtrunA17r5.0-ANR, whole genome shotgun sequence genomic window:
- the LOC11408451 gene encoding pathogen-related protein isoform X2: protein MASQVIPGKVEGDKYRSFLDDEAHTTQWRHGGPPIYDVVNKLFEQGRTKVWPEGSLEETVQNAIKSWEMELSHKTRVQDFKTINPEKFKLFVNGTEGLTAEETLRLGSYNALMKNSLPEEYKYYKAEEETFESSHEAFRSAFPRGFAWEVIKVYGGPPEIAYKFRHWGFFEGPYKGHAPTGNMVEFYGFGTLKHEFPISG from the exons ATGGCCAGCCAAGTTATACCTGGAAAAGTTGAAGGAGACAAATACAGATCTTTCTTAGATGATGAGGCTCATACCACACAGTGGAGACATGGTGGACCACCCATATATGATGTTGTCAACAAGCTTTTTGAACAAGGACGAACCAAG GTGTGGCCAGAAGGATCATTGGAGGAAACAGTCCAAAACGCCATAAAATCATGGGAGATGGAGCTTTCACACAAAACCCGCGTGCAGGATTTTAAGACTATAAATCCTGAAAAGTTTAAGCTCTTTGTTAATG ggACGGAGGGATTAACAGCAGAAGAAACACTAAGGTTGGGAAGTTATAATGCTTTGATGAAAAACTCATTGCCAGAAGAATACAAGTATTACAAAGCTGAAGAAGAGACATTTGAATCATCTCATGAAGCATTTAGATCAGCATTTCCAAGGGGATTTGCATGGGAAGTCATCAAAGTTTACGGTGGACCCCCTGAGATTGCTTACAAGTTTAGGCATTGGGGATTTTTTGAAGGTCCTTATAAGGGACATGCACCCACTGGAAACATGGTTGAATTCTATGGCTTTGGAACTCTTAAG CATGAATTTCCAATTTCAGGTTGA
- the LOC11408451 gene encoding pathogen-related protein isoform X1, translating to MASQVIPGKVEGDKYRSFLDDEAHTTQWRHGGPPIYDVVNKLFEQGRTKVWPEGSLEETVQNAIKSWEMELSHKTRVQDFKTINPEKFKLFVNGTEGLTAEETLRLGSYNALMKNSLPEEYKYYKAEEETFESSHEAFRSAFPRGFAWEVIKVYGGPPEIAYKFRHWGFFEGPYKGHAPTGNMVEFYGFGTLKVDNLMKAEEVEIYYDPAELMGDLLAGKQTAEDNTKTSQGCPFQK from the exons ATGGCCAGCCAAGTTATACCTGGAAAAGTTGAAGGAGACAAATACAGATCTTTCTTAGATGATGAGGCTCATACCACACAGTGGAGACATGGTGGACCACCCATATATGATGTTGTCAACAAGCTTTTTGAACAAGGACGAACCAAG GTGTGGCCAGAAGGATCATTGGAGGAAACAGTCCAAAACGCCATAAAATCATGGGAGATGGAGCTTTCACACAAAACCCGCGTGCAGGATTTTAAGACTATAAATCCTGAAAAGTTTAAGCTCTTTGTTAATG ggACGGAGGGATTAACAGCAGAAGAAACACTAAGGTTGGGAAGTTATAATGCTTTGATGAAAAACTCATTGCCAGAAGAATACAAGTATTACAAAGCTGAAGAAGAGACATTTGAATCATCTCATGAAGCATTTAGATCAGCATTTCCAAGGGGATTTGCATGGGAAGTCATCAAAGTTTACGGTGGACCCCCTGAGATTGCTTACAAGTTTAGGCATTGGGGATTTTTTGAAGGTCCTTATAAGGGACATGCACCCACTGGAAACATGGTTGAATTCTATGGCTTTGGAACTCTTAAG GTTGACAATTTAATGAAAGCAGAAGAGGTGGAGATTTACTATGACCCTGCAGAGCTGATGGGAGATCTTCTAGCTGGAAAGCAAACAGCTGAGGATAACACTAAAACTTCTCAAGGATgtccttttcaaaaataa
- the LOC11405324 gene encoding anaphase-promoting complex subunit 6 → MREQEIEKLREVVRDCMSKHLYSSAIFFADKVATFTNDPADIYMHAQSLFLGHHYRRAFHLLNASKIVLRDLRFRYLAAQCLQELNEWNQCLSMLGEEVKVDEHGNLSNAANIYLDKDRGEINITAAICFLRGKAYEALENRSQARSWYKAAIKADPLCYEALECLIENHMLTCDEEANLISSLQFGSEDGWLSSFYSCLIKKYDKEIVVEAKFRDLENESCKTDQSNPSFFRTLKTNNDLLACKAEYYHQCGEYQKCFELTSVLLEKDPFHIKSTLVHLAAAMELGQSNELYLMACNLVKDYPQKASSWFAVGCYYYCIKKYDQSRRYFNKATSLDRTFPPAWIGYGNAFAAKEEGDQAMSAYRTAARLFPGCHLPALYIGMECMRTHSYKLAEQFFMQAKSICSSDPLVYNELGVVAYYMKEYKKAVWWFEKTLALIPTALSETWEPTLVNIAHACRKLEMYREAISYYEKALALSTSLSTYAGLAYTYHLQDDFSTAITYYHKALWLKPDDQFCTEMLSWALIDESRSSGNPHLEL, encoded by the exons ATGAGGGAACAAGAGATAGAGAAGCTTCGAGAAGTAGTTCGTGACTGCATGAGTAAACATCTCTACTCTTCCGCGATCTTCTTCGCCGATAAAGTTGCCACTTTCACCAACGACCCTGCAGACATCTATATGCACGCACAGTCTCTATTCCTCGGCCACCATTACCGCCGCGCCTTCCACCTCCTCAACGCCTCCAAAATCGTCCTCCGTGACCTTCGCTTCCGCTACCTCGCCGCACAGTGCCTCCAGGAATTGAACGAGTGGAATCAATGTCTTTCTATGCTTGGTGAGGAGGTTAAGGTCGATGAACATGGAAATCTTTCTAATGCTGCCAATATCTACTTGGATAAAGATCGTGGTGAAATCAAT ATAACTGCTGCAATATGTTTCTTGAGAGGCAAAGCATACGAAGCTCTAGAAAACCGTTCTCAGGCTCGATCGTG GTACAAAGCGGCTATAAAAGCGGATCCCTTATGCTATGAG GCTTTGGAATGCCTTATTGAAAATCACATGCTTACATGCGATGAAG AAGCAAATTTGATTTCGTCATTGCAATTTGGAAGTGAGGATGGATGGCTCTCATCATTTTATTCTTGTTTGATTAAGAAG TATGACAAAGAAATTGTGGTAGAAGCCAAGTTTAGAGATCTTGAGAACGAAAGCTGTAAAACTGACCAGTCTAATCCTTCTTTCTTCCGCACACTGAAAACCAATAATGATTTATTGGCCTGCAAAGCGGAATACTATCATCAGTGTGGTGAATATCAGAAATGTTTTGAGTTAACATCTGT TTTGCTTGAGAAGGATCCTTTCCATATCAAGAGCACATTAGTACATCTGGCAGCTGCTATGGAGCTTGGGCAATCAAATGAACTTTATCTGATGGCATGCAATTTAGTGAAGGATTATCCTCAAAA GGCTTCATCATGGTTTGCTGTTGGTTGCTATTACTATTGTATCAAGAAATATGACCAATCCCGCCGTTATTTCAA CAAGGCAACAAGTCTGGATAGAACATTCCCCCCTGCATGGATAGGCTATGGGAATGCATTTGCAGCTAAAGAAGAGGGTGATCAGGCTATGTCAGCTTACCGCACTGCAGCTCGATTATTTCCTGG GTGCCACTTACCAGCTCTTTATATTGGAATGGAATGCATGCGAACCCACAGCTATAAGCTTGCTGAACAG TTTTTCATGCAGGCGAAGTCAATTTGCTCATCAGATCCACTTGTGTATAACGAACTAGGTGTTGTTGCCTATTATATGAAAGA GTATAAGAAAGCAGTGTGGTGGTTCGAGAAAACATTAGCCCTCATCCCTACCGCTTTAAGTGAAACATGGGAACCAACTTTAGTCAATATTGCTCATGCATGCAGAAAGTTGGA GATGTACCGAGAAGCAATTTCATATTATGAGAAGGCACTTGCATTATCAACAAGTTTGAGCACTTATGCTGGTCTTGCATATACTTACCACTTACAG GATGATTTCAGTACAGCAATTACATATTATCACAAA GCGTTGTGGCTGAAGCCGGATGATCAGTTCTGCACTGAAATGTTAAGCTGGGCTTTAATAGATGAAAGTAGAAGCAGCGGTAATCCCCACCTTGAACTCTAA
- the LOC25501261 gene encoding putative pentatricopeptide repeat-containing protein At1g53330 yields the protein MGSSKPISPFRLSSLLRSQKDPSLAFQIFLNPQNHYRYSILSYDLIITKLGRAKMIPQMELILQQLHNDTRHRVPEPLLCHVISFYARARLPSRAVQTFLSIPSFRCTPTLKSFNSLLNALLTCRRFQTITHFASRLSEFGPPNTCTYNILIRSCFFQGRTDRALELFDEMRRTNVCPDQVTFGTLIHGLCKDSRMHQAFGMKKLMIQEFKLKPCVSVYTNLMKGVCEIGELHRAFEIKDEMERNGLRLDVVVYNTLVNALFKAGRKEEALRVLEEMKESGYHWNSVTCNVMIGEFCRQKNFQEAYRILDGVEGVKPDVFGYNVVIGWLCKVGKWSEANDLVQDMPRRKCVPDVVTYRTLFDGLCRWTQFREAAIVLDEMLFKGYVPHTKSLNEFVCGLCREGNFELLSTVLSGLASRGEFCNEGIWNVLVSVVCKQEKLAAEPFKIFKALAVS from the coding sequence ATGGGAAGTTCAAAACCCATATCTCCGTTCAGACTCTCCTCCCTCCTCCGATCCCAAAAGGATCCATCTCTCGCTTTTCAAATCTTCCTCAACCCTCAAAATCATTATCGTTATTCCATTCTCTCCTACGACCTCATCATCACCAAACTCGGCCGCGCCAAAATGATCCCTCAAATGGAACTTATCCTTCAACAACTCCACAACGACACTCGCCACCGCGTCCCTGAACCCCTCCTCTGCCACGTCATCTCCTTCTATGCACGTGCCCGTCTTCCTTCACGTGCCGTTCAAACCTTCCTCTCTATCCCTTCCTTTCGCTGCACCCCTACTCTCAAATCATTCAACTCCCTCCTCAATGCTCTCCTCACTTGCCGCCGATTTCAAACCATCACTCACTTCGCATCCCGTTTAAGTGAATTCGGTCCCCCGAATACGTGCACTTACAACATTCTCATCCGCTCATGCTTCTTTCAAGGTCGAACGGATCGCGCCTTGGAACTGTTCGATGAAATGCGCAGAACCAATGTCTGTCCTGACCAGGTCACATTTGGGACGTTAATCCACGGTTTGTGTAAGGATTCGCGGATGCATCAGGCGTTCGGaatgaaaaaattgatgatccaGGAATTCAAGCTGAAGCCATGTGTTTCTGTTTACACTAACTTGATGAAAGGGGTTTGTGAGATTGGGGAACTTCATCGGGCATTTGAGATCAAGGATGAGATGGAGAGGAATGGATTGAGATTGGATGTAGTTGTTTATAACACTCTGGTCAATGCGCTTTTTAAGGCGGGGAGAAAGGAAGAGGCTTTAAGGGTTTTGGAGGAAATGAAAGAGAGTGGTTACCATTGGAATTCAGTTACTTGTAATGTAATGATTGGGGAGTTTTGTAGACAAAAGAATTTCCAAGAAGCTTATAGGATTTTGGATGGGGTGGAAGGTGTCAAGCCTGATGTTTTTGGTTACAATGTGGTGATTGGTTGGTTGTGTAAAGTAGGGAAATGGAGTGAAGCAAATGATCTTGTTCAGGATATGCCGCGGAGAAAGTGTGTTCCCGATGTTGTAACATACCGTACGCTGTTTGATGGGCTTTGTCGGTGGACGCAGTTCCGGGAAGCTGCTATTGTCTTGGATGAGATGTTGTTTAAAGGATATGTTCCCCATACCAAGAGTTTGAATGAATTTGTCTGTGGGTTGTGTAGGGAAGGTAATTTTGAGTTGCTGTCAACGGTTTTGAGTGGTTTGGCCAGTAGAGGAGAATTCTGTAACGAGGGTATATGGAATGTTTTGGTTTCCGTGGTTTGCAAACAGGAAAAGCTGGCAGCAGaaccttttaaaattttcaaagcCTTGGCGGTATCATGA
- the LOC25501259 gene encoding protein GRAVITROPIC IN THE LIGHT 1 isoform X2: protein MCIHMVNECMDSVKHSAVTPHKSKLVRTLSKILRVKSMTGVAEVDGLKNFKVDINLNHEEEDEELKKKVVTEALLSKVFASISTIKASYAQLQHAESPYDRDGIQDADKLIISELKTLAELKQCWFKKQFNFDPSPEVAIVAAELKELKSNIITHKIVGKKLESKSLLKDSEIMFLKEKLEEANKQNKLIERRLNQSGSLSSLDNLHISGLSPTHFISALHHTVKSIRSFVKLLVYEMRSAGWDIDASVNAIIKENVVYRKEDHKCFAIESFVCREMFDSFNLPYFDNRNDFLPDKNKTQFFFGRFNELKSVNAKEFLALKPKSPFAIFCWVKYLRLVHSKMEASFFGDMKQRNVGDFPDDNNLFTSFAEMAKRVWLLHCLAFSFEPQAEIFQIGKGCRFSDVYMESVVNDDEVAQADELEQQVAFTVVPGFKIGKTVLQCQVYLSQLLHPQAQVKRKM, encoded by the exons ATGTGCATACATATGGTGAATGAGTGT ATGGATTCTGTGAAGCATTCAGCAGTGACACCACACAAGAGTAAACTGGTTCGCACTTTATCGAAGATTCTTCGTGTAAAATCAATGACTGGAGTTGCAGAAGTTGATGGACTGAAGAATTTTAAAGTTGATATTAATCTCAaccatgaagaagaagatgaagagctTAAGAAAAAAGTGGTCACAGAAGCTTTGCTTTCAAAAGTTTTTGCTAGCATTTCAACTATAAAAGCTTCATATGCTCAGCTACAACATGCTGAATCCCCTTATGACCGTGATGGAATTCAGGATGCTGATAAATTAATAATCTCGGAATTGAAGACCTTAGCTGAGTTAAAGCAATGTTGGttcaaaaaacaattcaattttgATCCTTCACCGGAGGTAGCAATTGTTGCAGCCGAATTAAAGGAGCTGAAGAGTAATATAATAACCCATAAAATCGTGGGGAAGAAGTTAGAATCGAAGTCGCTTCTTAAGGATTCTGAGATAATGTTTCTTAAAGAGAAGTTAGAGGAGGCAAATAAACAGAACAAGTTAATTGAAAGGAGGTTAAATCAAAGTGGTTCATTATCATCTCTTGATAATCTACACATCTCAGGACTAAGTCCTACACATTTTATATCTGCACTTCACCACACGGTTAAATCAATTCGAAGCTTTGTGAAGTTGTTGGTTTATGAAATGAGATCTGCTGGTTGGGATATTGATGCATCTGTGAATGctattattaaagaaaatgttGTTTATAGGAAAGAAGATCACAAGTGTTTTGCAATCGAGTCTTTTGTTTGTAGGGAAATGTTTGACTCTTTCAACCTCCCTTATTTCGATAATCGCAATGATTTTCTTcctgataaaaacaaaacacaatttttcTTTGGGAGGTTCAATGAGTTAAAATCAGTGAATGCAAAGGAGTTTCTTGCTTTGAAACCAAAATCACCTTTTGCCATCTTTTGTTGGGTGAAATACTTGAGACTAGTTCACTCCAAAATGGAGGCATCATTCTTTGGTGACATGAAACAAAGGAATGTTGGAGATTTTCCCGATGACAACAACTTGTTCACGTCATTTGCTGAAATGGCCAAGAGGGTATGGCTTCTGCATTGCTTAGCATTTTCTTTTGAGCCTCAAGCTGAAATCTTTCAAATAGGGAAAGGTTGTAGATTCTCTGATGTATACATGGAGAGTGTTGTAAATGATGATGAAGTAGCACAAGCAGATGAACTTGAGCAACAAGTTGCTTTCACTGTAGTTCCAGGTTTTAAGATTGGTAAAACTGTTTTACAGTGTCAAGTTTACCTCTCACAGTTATTACATCCACAAGCTcaagtgaaaagaaaaatgtaa
- the LOC25501259 gene encoding protein GRAVITROPIC IN THE LIGHT 1 isoform X3, which produces MDSVKHSAVTPHKSKLVRTLSKILRVKSMTGVAEVDGLKNFKVDINLNHEEEDEELKKKVVTEALLSKVFASISTIKASYAQLQHAESPYDRDGIQDADKLIISELKTLAELKQCWFKKQFNFDPSPEVAIVAAELKELKSNIITHKIVGKKLESKSLLKDSEIMFLKEKLEEANKQNKLIERRLNQSGSLSSLDNLHISGLSPTHFISALHHTVKSIRSFVKLLVYEMRSAGWDIDASVNAIIKENVVYRKEDHKCFAIESFVCREMFDSFNLPYFDNRNDFLPDKNKTQFFFGRFNELKSVNAKEFLALKPKSPFAIFCWVKYLRLVHSKMEASFFGDMKQRNVGDFPDDNNLFTSFAEMAKRVWLLHCLAFSFEPQAEIFQIGKGCRFSDVYMESVVNDDEVAQADELEQQVAFTVVPGFKIGKTVLQCQVYLSQLLHPQAQVKRKM; this is translated from the coding sequence ATGGATTCTGTGAAGCATTCAGCAGTGACACCACACAAGAGTAAACTGGTTCGCACTTTATCGAAGATTCTTCGTGTAAAATCAATGACTGGAGTTGCAGAAGTTGATGGACTGAAGAATTTTAAAGTTGATATTAATCTCAaccatgaagaagaagatgaagagctTAAGAAAAAAGTGGTCACAGAAGCTTTGCTTTCAAAAGTTTTTGCTAGCATTTCAACTATAAAAGCTTCATATGCTCAGCTACAACATGCTGAATCCCCTTATGACCGTGATGGAATTCAGGATGCTGATAAATTAATAATCTCGGAATTGAAGACCTTAGCTGAGTTAAAGCAATGTTGGttcaaaaaacaattcaattttgATCCTTCACCGGAGGTAGCAATTGTTGCAGCCGAATTAAAGGAGCTGAAGAGTAATATAATAACCCATAAAATCGTGGGGAAGAAGTTAGAATCGAAGTCGCTTCTTAAGGATTCTGAGATAATGTTTCTTAAAGAGAAGTTAGAGGAGGCAAATAAACAGAACAAGTTAATTGAAAGGAGGTTAAATCAAAGTGGTTCATTATCATCTCTTGATAATCTACACATCTCAGGACTAAGTCCTACACATTTTATATCTGCACTTCACCACACGGTTAAATCAATTCGAAGCTTTGTGAAGTTGTTGGTTTATGAAATGAGATCTGCTGGTTGGGATATTGATGCATCTGTGAATGctattattaaagaaaatgttGTTTATAGGAAAGAAGATCACAAGTGTTTTGCAATCGAGTCTTTTGTTTGTAGGGAAATGTTTGACTCTTTCAACCTCCCTTATTTCGATAATCGCAATGATTTTCTTcctgataaaaacaaaacacaatttttcTTTGGGAGGTTCAATGAGTTAAAATCAGTGAATGCAAAGGAGTTTCTTGCTTTGAAACCAAAATCACCTTTTGCCATCTTTTGTTGGGTGAAATACTTGAGACTAGTTCACTCCAAAATGGAGGCATCATTCTTTGGTGACATGAAACAAAGGAATGTTGGAGATTTTCCCGATGACAACAACTTGTTCACGTCATTTGCTGAAATGGCCAAGAGGGTATGGCTTCTGCATTGCTTAGCATTTTCTTTTGAGCCTCAAGCTGAAATCTTTCAAATAGGGAAAGGTTGTAGATTCTCTGATGTATACATGGAGAGTGTTGTAAATGATGATGAAGTAGCACAAGCAGATGAACTTGAGCAACAAGTTGCTTTCACTGTAGTTCCAGGTTTTAAGATTGGTAAAACTGTTTTACAGTGTCAAGTTTACCTCTCACAGTTATTACATCCACAAGCTcaagtgaaaagaaaaatgtaa
- the LOC25501259 gene encoding protein GRAVITROPIC IN THE LIGHT 1 isoform X1, with product MKEQKETPTSIKGLDMDSVKHSAVTPHKSKLVRTLSKILRVKSMTGVAEVDGLKNFKVDINLNHEEEDEELKKKVVTEALLSKVFASISTIKASYAQLQHAESPYDRDGIQDADKLIISELKTLAELKQCWFKKQFNFDPSPEVAIVAAELKELKSNIITHKIVGKKLESKSLLKDSEIMFLKEKLEEANKQNKLIERRLNQSGSLSSLDNLHISGLSPTHFISALHHTVKSIRSFVKLLVYEMRSAGWDIDASVNAIIKENVVYRKEDHKCFAIESFVCREMFDSFNLPYFDNRNDFLPDKNKTQFFFGRFNELKSVNAKEFLALKPKSPFAIFCWVKYLRLVHSKMEASFFGDMKQRNVGDFPDDNNLFTSFAEMAKRVWLLHCLAFSFEPQAEIFQIGKGCRFSDVYMESVVNDDEVAQADELEQQVAFTVVPGFKIGKTVLQCQVYLSQLLHPQAQVKRKM from the exons atgaaagaacaaaaagaaaCTCCAACCTCTATTAAAGGCCTTGAT ATGGATTCTGTGAAGCATTCAGCAGTGACACCACACAAGAGTAAACTGGTTCGCACTTTATCGAAGATTCTTCGTGTAAAATCAATGACTGGAGTTGCAGAAGTTGATGGACTGAAGAATTTTAAAGTTGATATTAATCTCAaccatgaagaagaagatgaagagctTAAGAAAAAAGTGGTCACAGAAGCTTTGCTTTCAAAAGTTTTTGCTAGCATTTCAACTATAAAAGCTTCATATGCTCAGCTACAACATGCTGAATCCCCTTATGACCGTGATGGAATTCAGGATGCTGATAAATTAATAATCTCGGAATTGAAGACCTTAGCTGAGTTAAAGCAATGTTGGttcaaaaaacaattcaattttgATCCTTCACCGGAGGTAGCAATTGTTGCAGCCGAATTAAAGGAGCTGAAGAGTAATATAATAACCCATAAAATCGTGGGGAAGAAGTTAGAATCGAAGTCGCTTCTTAAGGATTCTGAGATAATGTTTCTTAAAGAGAAGTTAGAGGAGGCAAATAAACAGAACAAGTTAATTGAAAGGAGGTTAAATCAAAGTGGTTCATTATCATCTCTTGATAATCTACACATCTCAGGACTAAGTCCTACACATTTTATATCTGCACTTCACCACACGGTTAAATCAATTCGAAGCTTTGTGAAGTTGTTGGTTTATGAAATGAGATCTGCTGGTTGGGATATTGATGCATCTGTGAATGctattattaaagaaaatgttGTTTATAGGAAAGAAGATCACAAGTGTTTTGCAATCGAGTCTTTTGTTTGTAGGGAAATGTTTGACTCTTTCAACCTCCCTTATTTCGATAATCGCAATGATTTTCTTcctgataaaaacaaaacacaatttttcTTTGGGAGGTTCAATGAGTTAAAATCAGTGAATGCAAAGGAGTTTCTTGCTTTGAAACCAAAATCACCTTTTGCCATCTTTTGTTGGGTGAAATACTTGAGACTAGTTCACTCCAAAATGGAGGCATCATTCTTTGGTGACATGAAACAAAGGAATGTTGGAGATTTTCCCGATGACAACAACTTGTTCACGTCATTTGCTGAAATGGCCAAGAGGGTATGGCTTCTGCATTGCTTAGCATTTTCTTTTGAGCCTCAAGCTGAAATCTTTCAAATAGGGAAAGGTTGTAGATTCTCTGATGTATACATGGAGAGTGTTGTAAATGATGATGAAGTAGCACAAGCAGATGAACTTGAGCAACAAGTTGCTTTCACTGTAGTTCCAGGTTTTAAGATTGGTAAAACTGTTTTACAGTGTCAAGTTTACCTCTCACAGTTATTACATCCACAAGCTcaagtgaaaagaaaaatgtaa